The proteins below are encoded in one region of Halalkalicoccus jeotgali B3:
- a CDS encoding isochorismate synthase, with protein sequence MTVSDRDGPTIASAGDESGPVVSRACEVVDLSYRSFLADRAPPRVYWTAPHGLEIAGGGAAARLRATGDERFETLRADAERLFSSPNAALAGGDDLPAPARPRAFGGVAFHAGHDPVTPWEGFPAAEFVVPRIQLTRTDETTWLTVSASGTDVAVGDVKRELEDVRAALAAHPAMQPSGGSPGIAGTRLRTSREEWTRQVQRATDRIAAGELRKVVLAQSLEVDLASGIEIPDVLERLRRTYPECYRFLIEPTDAASFFGAPPERLVSLSGRRVETEALAGSVARGETPEEDHELMSSLFESEKIRHEQGVVVDTIREQLEPLGEIRVDERTVRKLATIQHLRTPIRADLADEEHVLSIVEALHPTPAVGGLPPERAWETIRGTETFDRGWYASPVGWFDADGDGEFAVAIRSGVASDARLTLFAGNGIVADSDPDEEWAEVQLKYRPILDALGE encoded by the coding sequence ATGACCGTCTCAGACCGGGATGGTCCGACGATCGCGTCCGCCGGGGACGAGAGCGGGCCGGTCGTGAGTCGGGCCTGCGAGGTCGTGGACCTCTCCTATCGCTCGTTTCTCGCCGATCGCGCGCCCCCGCGGGTGTACTGGACCGCCCCCCACGGTCTCGAGATCGCCGGCGGCGGCGCGGCCGCTCGGCTCCGCGCGACGGGGGACGAACGCTTCGAGACCCTCCGTGCGGACGCCGAGCGCCTGTTTTCCTCGCCCAACGCGGCGCTGGCCGGCGGCGACGACCTGCCCGCGCCCGCCCGCCCGCGGGCCTTCGGGGGCGTAGCCTTTCACGCCGGCCACGACCCCGTCACCCCCTGGGAGGGGTTTCCGGCCGCCGAGTTCGTCGTTCCCCGGATCCAGCTCACCCGGACCGACGAGACGACGTGGCTCACGGTTTCGGCCTCCGGGACCGACGTCGCGGTCGGGGACGTCAAGCGGGAACTCGAAGACGTCCGCGCGGCGCTCGCCGCCCACCCCGCGATGCAGCCAAGCGGCGGCTCGCCGGGCATCGCCGGGACCCGATTGCGGACCTCCCGCGAGGAGTGGACCCGGCAGGTCCAACGCGCAACCGACCGCATCGCCGCGGGCGAGCTCCGAAAGGTCGTCCTCGCCCAGTCGCTCGAAGTCGACCTCGCCTCCGGGATCGAGATTCCCGACGTGCTCGAACGGCTCAGACGGACCTACCCCGAGTGTTACCGCTTCCTGATCGAACCCACCGACGCGGCGAGTTTCTTCGGCGCACCGCCCGAACGGCTGGTCTCGCTTTCGGGACGGCGCGTCGAGACGGAGGCGCTTGCGGGGTCGGTCGCGCGCGGTGAGACGCCCGAGGAGGACCACGAACTGATGAGCTCGCTCTTCGAGAGCGAGAAGATCCGACACGAACAGGGCGTGGTCGTCGACACCATCCGCGAGCAACTCGAACCGCTCGGCGAGATTCGCGTCGACGAGCGCACCGTAAGGAAGCTCGCGACGATCCAGCACCTCCGGACGCCCATCAGGGCCGACCTCGCGGACGAGGAACACGTCCTCTCGATCGTCGAGGCGCTCCACCCCACGCCCGCGGTCGGCGGTCTGCCCCCCGAGAGGGCGTGGGAGACGATCCGCGGGACCGAGACCTTCGATCGGGGCTGGTACGCCTCGCCCGTGGGCTGGTTCGACGCCGACGGCGACGGCGAGTTCGCCGTGGCGATCCGGTCGGGCGTCGCCAGCGACGCCCGCCTCACGCTGTTTGCGGGCAACGGGATCGTCGCCGACAGCGACCCCGACGAGGAGTGGGCCGAGGTCCAGCTGAAATACCGGCCGATCCTCGACGCGCTGGGCGAATGA
- a CDS encoding Cdc6/Cdc18 family protein — protein sequence MVETDELFIRDDPIFVNKELLEINHLPDEGRIVGRDEEIKLLANAVNPAIFGQSPSNILIYGKTGTGKSLCAKHVSGRLVDAAESEGVTAAFAYVDCAQDTTETQAVQTIASSLNRPQATGINIPDKGISTATYYKRLWRILDESYDVVLILLDEIDKLADDAILMQLSRAGEAGKLTDCKIGVVGISNKIRYKDRMDERVKSSLCEREFVFPPYDASQLGEIMEARRDAFREGVLDGGVIPRAAALAAREHGDARKAIDILRYAGEIAQSTGAERVQEGFVTDARKRAETDRFRELIRGSTPHSRYVLNALTILSLNDAGTDGFRTTAIYDVYEEICRQEGTDTLSLRRVRDLLKEHAFLDIIEQSRHSGGSAEGSYTKHRLLEDPTVVRDVLVDQG from the coding sequence ATGGTCGAGACGGACGAGTTGTTCATTCGCGATGACCCCATCTTCGTCAACAAGGAGCTCTTGGAGATCAACCACCTCCCCGACGAGGGCCGGATCGTCGGACGCGACGAGGAGATCAAGCTGCTCGCAAACGCCGTCAACCCCGCGATCTTCGGGCAGAGTCCGAGCAACATCCTCATCTACGGGAAGACCGGGACCGGCAAATCGCTGTGTGCGAAACACGTCTCCGGGCGGCTGGTCGACGCAGCCGAGAGCGAGGGCGTGACCGCCGCCTTCGCCTACGTCGATTGTGCCCAAGACACCACCGAGACCCAGGCCGTCCAGACGATCGCCAGCAGCCTCAACCGCCCCCAGGCGACCGGCATCAACATCCCCGACAAGGGGATCAGCACCGCTACCTACTACAAGCGCCTCTGGCGCATCCTCGACGAGAGCTACGACGTCGTGTTGATCCTCCTCGACGAGATCGATAAACTCGCTGATGACGCGATCCTCATGCAGCTCTCGCGGGCGGGCGAAGCGGGCAAGCTCACCGACTGTAAGATCGGCGTCGTCGGGATCAGTAACAAAATCCGGTACAAGGACAGGATGGACGAACGGGTGAAATCGAGCCTCTGTGAACGCGAGTTCGTCTTCCCACCCTACGACGCCTCCCAGCTGGGCGAGATCATGGAGGCCCGACGCGACGCCTTCCGGGAGGGTGTCCTCGACGGCGGCGTGATCCCGCGGGCGGCGGCGCTGGCCGCCCGCGAACACGGCGACGCCCGCAAGGCGATCGACATCCTCCGCTATGCCGGCGAGATCGCCCAGTCGACGGGCGCCGAGCGGGTGCAGGAGGGGTTCGTCACCGACGCCAGAAAGCGCGCCGAAACCGACCGGTTTCGCGAACTCATCCGTGGGTCGACGCCCCACTCGCGGTACGTCCTCAACGCGCTGACGATCCTCTCGCTGAACGATGCCGGTACCGACGGGTTCCGAACGACCGCGATATACGACGTCTACGAGGAGATCTGCAGGCAGGAGGGCACCGATACGCTCTCGCTGCGTCGGGTTCGTGACCTCCTGAAGGAACACGCGTTTCTCGACATCATCGAACAGTCCCGCCACAGCGGCGGCAGCGCCGAAGGGAGCTACACCAAACACCGGCTGCTCGAGGACCCGACGGTCGTTCGGGACGTCCTCGTCGATCAGGGCTGA
- a CDS encoding sulfite oxidase-like oxidoreductase has translation MNATDVTELYREFGEDRLPPGQRETSAFPVLSKGPVPEFDPTSWEFTVTGAVAEDRSFSWEEFTDLPTTTQRQDFHCVTGWSKFDCEFTGIPFPELADRAGIHDDAVHVMFSALDGYTTNLPLDDCLREEVLLTWEFDGEPLPPEHGGPLRVVTPHKYAYKGAKWVDGIEFLTEPERGFWENRGYSNTADPWNEERYG, from the coding sequence ATGAACGCGACCGATGTCACGGAGCTCTATCGGGAGTTCGGGGAGGACCGGCTACCGCCGGGTCAACGCGAGACCTCGGCGTTTCCAGTCCTCTCGAAGGGGCCCGTTCCGGAGTTCGATCCCACATCGTGGGAATTTACCGTCACGGGTGCCGTAGCGGAGGACCGTTCGTTCTCGTGGGAGGAGTTTACTGACCTCCCCACGACGACCCAGCGCCAGGACTTTCACTGTGTCACCGGTTGGAGCAAGTTCGACTGCGAGTTCACCGGTATCCCGTTCCCCGAACTCGCCGACCGCGCTGGAATCCATGACGATGCGGTTCACGTCATGTTCTCCGCGCTCGACGGGTACACAACGAACCTCCCGCTCGACGACTGTCTGCGCGAGGAGGTCCTGTTGACGTGGGAGTTCGACGGCGAGCCCTTGCCGCCGGAACACGGTGGACCGCTTCGCGTGGTGACACCTCACAAGTACGCCTACAAGGGCGCGAAATGGGTCGACGGTATCGAGTTCCTCACCGAGCCCGAACGCGGGTTCTGGGAGAACCGCGGCTACTCGAACACCGCCGACCCGTGGAACGAGGAACGGTACGGCTGA
- a CDS encoding ribbon-helix-helix domain-containing protein: MPKVEITVPEHLEMQIAQMVDQGEFATREEAIEDLLSAGLKAYKTSGPQMDEEPTLEDDGMMGHDDEYVF, translated from the coding sequence ATGCCGAAAGTAGAAATCACCGTCCCGGAGCACCTCGAGATGCAGATCGCACAGATGGTCGATCAGGGCGAGTTCGCGACCCGCGAGGAAGCGATCGAGGACCTGCTCTCTGCCGGATTGAAAGCGTATAAGACGAGCGGTCCACAGATGGACGAAGAGCCCACGCTCGAGGATGACGGAATGATGGGCCACGACGACGAGTACGTCTTCTGA
- a CDS encoding UPF0058 family protein, producing the protein MHKDELLELHDQMVSIMEYFKRQEDVDEELFAPYEQLDVDPSHVHKSKSEHKHAVFVLGNALANAMSNDEFSSAGRIGKRMAELADDAERKI; encoded by the coding sequence ATGCACAAGGACGAACTTCTGGAGCTTCACGATCAGATGGTCTCCATCATGGAGTACTTCAAACGACAGGAGGATGTCGACGAGGAACTCTTCGCCCCCTACGAACAGCTCGACGTCGACCCCTCGCACGTTCACAAGTCCAAAAGCGAGCACAAACACGCCGTGTTCGTCCTGGGCAACGCGCTCGCGAACGCCATGAGCAACGACGAGTTCTCCAGTGCCGGCCGGATCGGCAAGCGCATGGCCGAACTCGCCGACGACGCCGAGCGAAAGATTTAA